DNA sequence from the Larus michahellis chromosome Z, bLarMic1.1, whole genome shotgun sequence genome:
TTCCACAGGGAGCAGTAAGGCAGAAATGACAAAAAGTGTTTCGCTGATGGCCTTGCACAGTGCTGCTGTTGTAGTTGAAGCCCACCACCCTGCTCCAAACCTTGGCATGAAACCTGGAAATCAAGAGAAGTCATCTTTTGTTAACACTGTGGATGTAAAGGGAAGAGATGCTGCTCAGGCTCAGCAGTCTGCTTCAAGAAAACAGAATGTAGGTAAAGATTTATGCAGGTCAGCAACCACACCTGACCGCCCTAACGCACTTTCTAATGACAAAGAGTCAACTCGTCAGCGGCGAGGAAAGGAAGCTTCACGGAGCAGTCCTCACAAAAAATCCTGTTAACTTTAAGACCCAGCAGGTGTGAATTCAAGACTAGTGGAAACAATGTCAATATATTGGACTGCCTTTAAACCAGCACTGTGTTGTGTCTTTGTGCAGCAAACCTTTCGTGTCACTGACGAAAGACAACAAGGGGATATGTAAAGAGAAGACTCTTTTTCAAAATGCCTTCCCAATTGTAACCGGTAAAACTGTTACCATATAGTATTTGTACAAAAATACCTTTACAGCTGAGAGTTGTTGAAGAAAAGATTTCCTCTGTAAATACTTAGCCATGTGTTTGGGTTTGAATGTAGCATATATACTTTGCTGCTGATTGCTTTGTTTACTCTCCCCTTTTTTAAGATAGTTGCTTTGCCACTTATTTGCCATACTCAACTATGAAACAGTTATTAAAACTCAGACCTGGCATGGATGTGCACAAGCATTGGTctgactggaaaacaaaaacaggCCACATTTTTACTTACTAAAAATCCTAtctagaagttaaaaaaatactaGTACAGAATAACTGTGGTGACTTATTGTGagtttttacatgtatttttaataatcCAATTTTGATAGTACTGTACTTGGCTGACTGCTTCACCAGATCTAACACAAGACCTATGTGCGTCTCCCTACTGCACAAAGCCTGTCTCTTAGAGTAGGTGTTGTTAAAGCTACGGGAGGACCACTTGGTTATCAGGGCGTCCCAGCAAGAGTCGTGTTCTTTGGTGGAATGGTGGTTCTTGTCTTGTCTATTGGGAGTGTGTTCTGTGACCTTCACCTCAGACAAGTCTGAGACTCTGAAGCACATGCCATGTGCTCAGTTTTTGCTGCAATCCTCTCGAGTTCCTTGAGCTTTTGTAAATTCAGGCCCTTACAGTGTGAGGCACAAGTATAAGCACATGACTTGCAGTACTATATGTTCATCCCTGTTTTTTAATACATTTAGAGAATGCGTACTATCGTGGCGTATAGGTCTGTATAATTAGCTTCATACAACTGtagcttttttctattttacaacaagtcaggtaaaaaggaaaaaagcaatttcagtaTCATATCTTCAGAGAAGTTCAGGACATCGGATACATTTTAATACATAGCTGGGGCCTTATGTTGTAGACTTAACTTGCTGTTTTTAGCAAGTAATTCTGGGTTTCATATTCATTTCTAAATGCATTGAGTAGCTCCATACATTTCGTAACATAGTCTTTTTATTTGTATGCAAAAAAGTAAATACTGTAATTATAAAAGAAGCATTTTGTAACAAAGGAACCTGTTGGAGCTATTTGGTGCTAGAATGTGACTGTCTTTTTACTTTTGCTAAGCCTTATTTAAATTTTGTATACTGTGGAACGTGTAGACTTTGATCATTTTAGCATGGAGGTATTTAGTTTGTTTTGAAggatgaaaagtaaaatttgaaaCATGTACAGAAGCACTACGAAATACCCATGCATATGGGTGTTTTTTAATGATGGGGATCAATTGAATAGTGGTTTTGCTTATTTCTGTTACGTGTGCCCGCAGTAGAGGTGTAGGCCCCTGCCTGTTTCATCAGGGCTTACAGATTGTCTTTCTGTCTCAAAAACTTAAAACTTGTTCGTAAAAGCACAGCGTGAACTTGACTTGTAGGTTTGTATGGCAACGGACAGTGTGCAGAATTCATTTCCCTCTGGTGAAAACTTTATTATACTGATTAGTTGAGTTGGGTTACAGCAAATCTGTCATGGAAAGGTAATATCACAAACAAGTCCTCCTGACTTTTCACATGGCACTAGAACATTCATACTGCCTTTGATGCATTTACAGAGGAGCTAGTGAACAATGGGTGATGTTTTTTGAGCAGTTTTAAAGATAAAATGGTCTCGACATTTACAGTTCATCTGTGCTTTGGCAGTTACTACAAATGAACGCTAATGCACttcaaaataacatttctgtctgGGAGGTATTTCCTAGTTTACAgtctcctgcatttttttcaactatccttttgtttcctttaaagcaCATATAGCTGTTTGTTTACAGTATACTTTTATGTATATTTTGTATAGTTCATTATCACTTCTGACAaaagttctttgcatttttgAAGTGTAAAAGTGCTTAAGCTTGTGTTTATGTAGTACCTGTTTGTTGGTGTTTACCTTATCAGTGAGCTGTTAGAGATCCTCCTGCCTGTGTTCTACTCGGTCAGTCTTTATGTGATTGTAGATCTGATGTGTTCTTTTGTAGACTTCCTGCGGTAGATTCCtcagcttacagaaaaaaaaaaaaaagaaaaaattgttagGGTCTGTGCAATAAAGTGTTTGCAGTCTTATTTTCTCCAAGAAACTCCTTATGGATGTCATAATTGTTGTATATTGAACATGATTATTTATACTTATGCAGTTGCataacatggaaataaaaatcagcatgaAACACTGCTGTGTTAGTGGTTTTCGTTGAATTTCTTTCACTCCTGTAACTTACAGCATGTCTCTGCTCTACTCAGAGGCAGGCaattagttgtctttttttctttctctggggCCAGCTCAGTGCACCCCTGAGGCACATGCTGGCCGAGGACTTTGCATGAGGAAATGCAGTTTAATGTGGAGATGGAGGAGGTCTGCATAGCTGAGTATCTTGTCTCAGGCAGTGGCTGGAACCACTGCTCTGCTGTGAGGTGGGTAGGCACGTGGTGATGATGGGCTATGTATTCTGACTGGTAGCTAACAATGGCAGTAGGCCGTAACGTGACATTTAAACCTTTCCTCCAAAACATCTATCATCATTCATTGCAATAGGTCAGTATGTTTTTGAGTACCTTCTCAAAATACCTGATCtttattggtttttttattcATGCTAAATTTTGAGCCTTACCAAATTCCTGGAGCACGTGTAGgtgcaacattttttttcagttttgaaatcaCTACCCCTTGAATGTAATGAAATCTccctttattgtttttttttttttctcataatagAAGATAAAATGGAGGCAGTGAACCAGACAGCTGAGATGGAGCACTGCAGCTTAGTACCCAGTAGCTTCTTTGGTGAAGAAAAACCCCTTTTGGCAGGAGAAGCAACAGGGCAGGGTTATTGCTCCCCTGATTTTCCTCTTTCCACTTCTTGCAGAGAAGCAGTGTCTATTAAAATACATGTGTCTTTACTGTTCCATTGCCAGTAGCTATCCACAACTGCTTGGTATGTGCCAGCAACTGTTTGCCCCACGGGAGGGGTATTATTGTTCACATTTTACTATTgcattgttttctctgtgtttttcctctgTACAAAACCAAGTGCAGCAGTGTTACAGCATCACTTTTACTGCTTTGCTCTCTGTTTGAAACCAGTAGGTGAGGGGAAGctgcaggtcacccccaacctttCCAACTTGCTGCAACCCAGCAGAAGGCAGATAGTCTGCAAAACTGGTGCACTGGCAGGGGCTGTGATGAGTCAAGACGGGAGAGCAGGATCCAGCTGCTCAGGAAAAGGAAATTACTGGAGTTGAGGGTTGACTCTGGATTTacctgctctgcctgctgtgctgacTCTGGCTGTGGACAGCAGCAGTCACTTCTGCCGGGGGAGGCATAGAAGCCTGTGTGGCCAGAGTGAGTCTCCATACTGTTCAGGGCCAAAGGAAAGGGGTGGTGTAAAGGGTTTGCATCGAAATCAGGAGAGATGGGTTACTGGTATTGTATCTGGTGTGGCCTGTTGTACTTCTGTTGGAAGAAGAGGCTGCACTTCACCTGGGATGGGAATGCCTTCATGGCCTGAAAGGGAAAGGTGAGCTCCCTTCTTCAGCACTGAACTCCCAGTTTGCTATGCTCCCTTCGACCTCATATTCTTCTCTTAAGTAGTTAGTAAGGCTTAGCAGGGATGTCAAGCTTGGATTTGGATCAGAGCTCAGATGGCTGCTCAGAAAGAATAAATTAGGGCACAGGAACATACTAGAGGGTAAATGGTACATGTCCCAGTTCATGGCTTGGGTTAGCAacagtttttctttccagtaacTATAGTATAGTATTTGATTAGCACCAAGTAGCTCAATCTCCCAAACATCTGTCAAGGAGGGATTTGAGTGAACTGAGGGTAGGAAGCAATGCTAGAGGTTATGATTCAAGCTACGAAGAGTTGGGAGCACCAAGAAGAGTGGAGAAGGCCGCACAGTAAAGCGACAGTAGCAACACACGTAAGTTCTAGCACACAGCAAGACCTTCAAAAGGCAGGTGTGAATTAGATACAGGGGCAGGAGAATGCCTGAGACACACTGGAGAAGGATGTTGTCTGCTGCTGGCGGAGAATTTCTGTCGTATTTGCCAGATGAGGAGGTATGGTATGAGTGAGTGGTTGGGAAGGATCTCACCTGCTCTTTTTCCAGGTATAGACGAAACTAGTGAATGAGAGAAAGATCTTAAAAGATGATCATCGGTATcaggatatctttttttttaggtTGACAGATTTAGAAATTGGCCTCTTAAACCATCCTGTCCAGAGTAAAATCCACTTTTGAAAATTGACTTGCAGCTTACTGGTAGTATCTTGGTTAAGCGCAGTTATGGGAGGAAGACCTTGGTTCTGAGATTTGGTTTGTCCCGTTGAAATAAAGATGAGTGCTTACCAGTCTCTGTTAGCTAAGATCTGCTCAAGCTGCTTCTCTGTGTAAATACTGAtaacaaattctgttttgcaGTTTTGTATTGTACCATGACTTCAGTGACATCTGTAGCCCAGGAGCCGGGGCGGTGGCGAGTTCAATCCTGTTAGGCACCATTCACCTCAGGCGATTCCCTTGTCTCTGTGAGCTGGCTCTCCAgctgtatttgaaaaaataagagataaaagGCCTGACTGGAAACAAAGGACTGCATCAGATCAGAGCTTGACTGGGTAAACaaattatataaagaaaaataaatctactgtCTCTTTCCATTTATATCCTTGCTAAGTAATCCCAGATGGCTAAATCTTTGGACTTCAAAAAGTTTTAATGTATAATCTGGGCATTTTAGTGTATTGTAGCCATATATAAGTTTTCCTTCAGAATGATCACACTTTGTATTTAGGATGTGTGTATCCTGAAACACCATGTATGCTGTTCAGCACTGTTGTTTACACAGTGTCCTAGGAATGGTGTCTGGCAGACAAATAAAGCAGAGATGAGACTGTAAAGTAAatcaacaagaaaataaaaatgacaacagATGAAGATAATGGTCATGAAAAAAAGTTGTGGAGGGGGAAAGAGATGAGTCACCGGAAAGTCTGTATTTAATACTCTGTGTAAATATATATGCACAGATACATATTCACCAGTTCGCCATTTTTGAGTTTCTGCCATTTTTGAGTTTTAGCTGACTGAAGGCTACACATGAGTCTACGCCATGACACTGGGTAGCATTTCAGAAACTGGTGGTGTTTAAATCCTGTGTTAAGTGAAGAGGCGTTTCAGAAAGCGTCAGCCCACCATGCGGGAGGAGGACAAGCTGTGGGGTAAGGTGGGTGCTGTGCATGGTGTGAAGGTATCTGAAAGCCGCAAGAATCCATCTTGCGTTAGTCACACTTTTGTCCTCTGCTAACAGAGAAGACCAATCAGGGATTCTTGTCATCAATGTCTTCAGAAATgagtaaaaactttttttttagtcCAGCAGGGATCTTTGAAGTCTTAGCTAGTCAGCATGTTACAGAGGAAAATGTTCAGGAAATgcctttggggcaggagctgaaCCTGAATGTAGagtcccacgtggaaagtgctgAGAGAGCGCTCGCCTTCCATGTCTCGGTGAGCAACCGCAGCTCCCGGCTTAACACACCAGGGAGCTTGCTGGGGCACGGTGAGACTCCACGGGGTGCGTCCTCTGTTGGGGAGACAGAAGGGTCATACCCTCCAAAAAGGTTGTGTCCATATGTCAAGGTTAGCCTGCTGCTAAAGCGCTAGAGCCATAAGTCACGCTATGGCAACACAGGGCAGATGTGTAGGCATGGCAGGCTCCCATCAGACCCTTGGTCAAACGTACATGCTCCGTCTTGCCACTGGGTTTATTCACATGCGATGGCAGAAAAAGGGATTTGGTTGTTTAGTAAAACTAAATAATAAgtcatctgtctttttttctgcctgagcAAAGAGACTTCATTCTAGGGACGCAGGCCAGGAGCGATGTCAAGTATCTGTCGGCACAGGAGCACCCGTGGGAGGAGGTTGCGGCTCCCCAATGCGCCACCCCCTTTGCAGGCTCCAGTTttctctcctgggctgctgctggagggaggagTCCACTCCAGGCCGGCACAGGGAGGTCTCATAGCTGTTGGCATTGGTTTTTAGCCTGTGCAAGCAAGCGTAGTGCCAAGCGCCTGCAGATTCCTGACCAAATCTAAAAGTTTTGTGGTTAAAGCTGAAGTTAAGTGCCCTACTTACTATGGAGTCCAGTAAAATAGTACAGGAGCAGGGCTTGCCCTGGAGTGGGAGGTGACAGGCAGAGCTTCAATGGCCAGGAGTTTTCTAAggatcaaaaatattttaaggaaatcGGGGACATGATACaggctgtttctgttttctgtcagtCCTGCAGGAGTGGGTCTTGTATGACTGAGTGTTGCAcctgttcttcacagaaagctttTTAGCAGAGCGGGGTACGCTACCGCTGTCTCTTAAACAACATTGTTTTTCAAGGACATTTGATAGATGTTGATGGTCTggttggtttgcctttttttttattgggagtagtggtggtttggttttctgttttttgaaGAGAATAAGGTTTGCATTTTGGCTCCTGAATCTTCCCTTTACAGGTGCATTACCCATAGTAGCTGGGACACCAGGGCTAACATTGAGTTGAACTGGGATTTCTCTGTAAGAGAAAAGTTATTCATGTTCAAGGCCTAGGTCATagtttatttttccagttctcaaataaatttttttaattatttttctaaaagttaTAATACGAATGAAAAGGATATTTCAAAAGTTAAGGAAATACAGGTCACAAACACAAACAGGAAGATTTCTTTCATCTTAATACAGTAGCTGTGCGTCTTTTCTATGTCTCCATCATAAAACTATATTTGCTGGTAATTTCGCTTGAAATAGCAAGCACCCCAAATGAAGATGGCACCACAGGATAAAATAGCCAGGACAATTGCCATGCTTCCTGCTGTGCTGATCCCACAGGAGAGTGAGACGGTGGCCAGCTGAGACCCAGATAGCCATTTGGGTTCAGAGCATCTCGTTCCTTCAGGGTCTTCAATTTTATCCAGATTCTGCTTGTACCAGGTGATTAAACCAATATTGGAGCAGGTGCAGTCCAGAGGGTTGTAACTTAAATTGATTACGCAGTGGCCAGCTAGGGACACTAGCGTGTCACCTGGTACAATACGGATCCTGTTGTGGGCAAAATTGAGATAGATGCTCTTGAGGTTTGAAAATGCATCTGTGCTGAATGCAGTAAGTTTGTTGTGGCTCAGATCAACATGCCGTAACTTCTTGAGGTTGTGAAATGCTTGGCCACCTATTGCTGTCAGTTCACAGGATGATAAAATTAGCACCTGTAGATTGGATAGCTGTTGGAACAATTTGTCCTTTGGCACAATCCCTGACTCAAAGTTATTTTGACTAAGGTCCAAGAGCATGAGGTTTTCCAAGCCTTGAAAGAGATGCTGAATGCTAGTATTAACATGAGAGGAGGAAAGATTCAGCACTTGCAAGAGATGCAAATTTCGGAAAGGACCCTGTGAAGTGTCGATATGAAGAGGGGTGAAAGCTAGGTCCAGCAGCTCCAGGTTAGCACTGTCCTTAATGAGCATGTCTTGGAGGTGGAGCCTTATGTTGTGGCTCAGATTCAGGTACCGAAGACTGCTCAGACCGCTCAGTGCTTCGTTACAGCAGCCAAAGCTTTCAATAAGACTCTTACTTAAATCGAGATGTTGAAGCTTTGCCAGTTTCTCCAAACAGCCAgagcccagctgcaggagctgcatgTTCCCCTTGATATGGAGGTGGGTGAGGGAGGGGAAGGCGGCAGAGCTGATGTTGCAGAGGTGCTCGAAGGAGTTTGCATTGAGAACTAACTCTGCTAACGAATTCATGCCACTGATGCCAGGGGGCAACGCGCTGATGTGGGTATGAGTTAGGTCCAGCTTTCGGAGCCTGGTCAAGCACTGAAACGTGACAGCATTTAGGTTTCTGAAGTGACGTAGCTGCAGATAGAGGTCCTTGACAGAGAGATTACAGAGGCCTTGTAAAACATTTGGGCTTATGTAGGGCTCCTTTTTCACACCATGAAATGTTCCCAGCCAAAGGGTCTCGGCTGTGGAGTTCTGTATGCCCACCAGGACTGCAGGGATATCAGCGCAGCCCCCGAAGTCCAAATTGTAGAAATGGGACTGGAAAGCTCCAGGTTCAATGTATACAATATTGTTGGCTTTAAAGATGAGCGTTATATTGCTGGTCTTCTGCAGAACATGGACATCATCTGCTGTGATTGTTCTTATGTTGTTCATTTGAAAGTCAAGGTATTTGAGGTTCTGAGTGGGAAAGTTGGGAGGAAGCTGCAGCGAAGAGATGTGGTTGCTGCCCAAGATGAGGGTATCCAAGCTGTCCAGATTTGCCATTGGAATAAAGGACATACTTGTAATTCCCGTCTGCGTTAAGACAAGCTGCTTCAGGGACTGCGGGCCAGCGAATGCTGTGTCGGACAGAAACATGAGCAGGTTTCCTGTCAGCACGATTGTCTTCAGCTGCTTGTTACTGTGAAAAGCACCATCGTACACCCAGTTGATCTGGCACcttgggaaagcaacagaaaccaGCGTCAGTGGCCTATCTCGCAAAACTCTCCTAGTTTATGTCATAACCCAAACCACATGTCATATCTGTAAGAACTCGTGGTCAGTTGCCTTCACCAGGATAAAACTATCTGTCTTTTCCAGTGACACTTGCCTGGTATTTGTAAGCTGACATTGAAACACAGGGTCCTGGTGAGAAGAAAAACCTGCCCTGAAATGATGAGTGTGTGGAGGCATTTGTGGAAGTCAGGGAGATATGAGGTTTTTAGTGTCCAGCTTAATAAAATGCAAATCTCTTttcctataaaaaaaaagctgggctTTTACAAGGACCAAACCTGTCTTTCTCTAGATTTTACGTAAAAATTGAGTGAAAAAATTGCTTTAGTGACTTTGCTGTCACTACTGTCCTAGCAGAAGTAATATGTGGAAAACACATATTTCACCCACTGTCCTGCAAATGATTGTCACCAGAGGAGAAGCCTAGATGTTGCCCAAGCGTACCAATCTCTGCTTAGCAAAACACTTCACAGCTGTCTGCAAGTGGTTTGGGTGGTTTCCCCGTGAAGGCAGGGAGATGCTGCTCTGGTGTGCTCCAGAAGCCGGTTTCGGGCAGGGGGTTTGACCAACCTGATGTGCAGAAGTGAGGATGCTCCCCCATACCTTGTTAAGTCCAGGTAGAGAAGAGATTTCAGCTCTGAGAAGGTTGAACTCTGGAGAGAAGGGAGCACGTTGAAGCTGAAGTCGAGGATTTCGGTTGTGACAGGTAGTTTTTCAGGAATCTCCCTCAGTCCTAAACCTTCACAGCTATAGCTTTTATTTACTGTAATCTGTGGAAAATATATAGTGAAACTGCAAGAGTTATGTATTGTGAATATAAATGGGAAACCATGGCACTGcaaaaaaagccaaagagaattttgaattatttaaaaacatagcAGCCAGAACCCTAGGAAGCCTTAGTACAGGCTTGCAATGTGCAACCCTGGGGTTTTGTGGAGtgtatatttaaaatgaatgcCTTGAATCTCTCTTGTACTAATTTGAAGTGCGTCTCATCTATAGTACTTTCTTATCAAAGTTAGCACATACGAGGATTGTTTACTCTTCTGGATGAATTATTAATCTCTAAGAAAGCATCCCCACAAGGTAGttttaaattctgatttcatGAGTCTTGAAACAAAGCTTATTCTAAGagaagtcttaaaaaaaccttGCAGCGAGGAGGTAAAAAAGAGCAGGTCTGTGAATTTTCCTGGAAGGAATGTGTCCAAATTAATTGGACCTGAACTGCAGTTGCACACTGCAGTGAGAGGATTGTGGGAAGGTTTAGCTCAGGCTAGACAAAGATCATAGCTGATATGCTGAGTCTTTAAAATTTCTATGAAGGCTTTTCagtttaactgaaaataaatcgGTGTATTATGTGAGAAGTCTACTCTGTGGACACTGGGGAAATTCATTAAATGTGCTTGACCTGCCTTTGCCTGGCGATTGCACGAAAGTCAACCAGAGCCTGGGACTGTGGCGTGCAAGGAATCGCTGCCCTGGAATAGCCGCAGCCACTCAAGGCAGtgtggatcacagaatcacagaatggtaggggctggaagggacctctggagatctagtccaacccccctgccagagcagggtcacctagaccagggtgcacaggaacgcgtccaggcaggttttgaatgtctccagagacggagactccaccacctctctgggcagcctgttccagtgctctgccaccctcagggtaaagaagttcctccttgtgtttaggtggaacttcctatgctcaagtttgtgcctgttacctcttgtcctgtcaccgggcaccagtgagaagagcctggccccatcctcctgacacccacccttgaagtatttataagtgttgatgagatcccccctcagtcatcttttttccagactgaagagacccaaatccttcagcctttcttcataagaggtgttccagtcccctaataatctttgtagccctttgctgcaccctctccagcagttccctgtccctcttgaaccggggagcccagagctggacacggcaCTCCAGATGATCAGAGCATCGCACTTGTCCCAGCTGCCAAGCCACAATGGGGAGCATGGGGGCAGCCAGTGCAGTGCCGCCCTCcttgcccagccctgctcccgcaGGAAGCCCTGGGTGGTTACAGGGCCAGCCTGGGAGGGACGGGCTCCCCGGGGCCTCGTGGGAGCTGCAGCTTTGGTAATATCCTCCCAGGAAGCTCGGAGACATTCTGCTTGCAGGGAAGTAAAAGCACGTATTGCACAGTTGGCCAATCTGACTGTTTTAATGAGATTCAAAGCTATTCTGTTGGCCCGAAGAGCGCAAGCACAGGTGCTGGTGAGAGATGTGCTGGAGCCTGGCGTCCGTGACGAGCAGAGGTCAGTGCAGGTGTGcaccctgtggggcaggagcacGTGGCTCGACAGCGTTTTGTTGAGATGTGTGGACCCTGGGGAATGGTGCACGATGTTTGGGTCTTTCCGTCCATGTGGGACTGCGAGACCAAACCATGTCTCTGCCTGTCTGCGGTGTAGGAGAGGCAGGCGGGTGTGGAGGTGCTTGGTAACCTCGCTGGAGGGGGGAGAGCAGTGTTTGTTGCAAGCCACAAGCTGGACATGGCAAatgctttcttcttcccctgtAGACGCAAGCCCTGTAACCAGAGGGTGCCGGGGAGCGCCGTGGCCCCGTGCTGCTGCAGGGGCAGAGAGATGCTGGCAGCAGCACGGCGGGGCCGGCAGGGAATGGAAAGGAACTGTCACAACAAAATGCCCCACGTGGGTGAGGAGTGTGGCTCCTccgccatccctgtccccctcggCCTGCTGGggcccagctggagctcagcacTGGGGGGATGGGGCCGGTCCCACATGGGCAGGGTGGGACAAGCCCATGGCTCGGCACGTGGCACGACCTGGGGGGCAGCAAGCCAGCCCCCCACCTGCTGTAGCACCAGGACTTGGCTCCAGCCTAGAAGCACCGAAATGATACAGCACTGGTAACTGTAGAAATAGCAAAATACAGACTTAGAAAAGCCACTGTTTTCAATACTGATAAGGAAAGAACTGGTGTGACGTGTGCTTTAAACAGATTAAAAAGTGTTTAGCTGTTGCTGTAAATGAGAACAGTGCCTCTATGTTTTATCATTCAAATAACATAGTGAGTAAGCTCTCTCTGTACGCTTCAGGGCCCGGAGCAGCTCTCACAGGGAGCTGAGGAGCAACCGTCCCCTGGGGCACCCTGCTGTGCAACGCAGTGCTTGGAGATTTGTGCACTTAGTTCAGTGAGGAATTTGCTATTGGCCTCAAATGTGTGCTGCATAGGGCTGGGTCCATGGTTCTTCTCCTCTGAATCAAAATccttaccttttttatttttttttccttgttccacacgttaaaaaaaaaaaaaaaaaaaatcttatgggTCGGCCTTTTCCCC
Encoded proteins:
- the CD180 gene encoding CD180 antigen, which produces MACDLYFLIFTMLACVTCEASHVAEVMCTEITVNKSYSCEGLGLREIPEKLPVTTEILDFSFNVLPSLQSSTFSELKSLLYLDLTRCQINWVYDGAFHSNKQLKTIVLTGNLLMFLSDTAFAGPQSLKQLVLTQTGITSMSFIPMANLDSLDTLILGSNHISSLQLPPNFPTQNLKYLDFQMNNIRTITADDVHVLQKTSNITLIFKANNIVYIEPGAFQSHFYNLDFGGCADIPAVLVGIQNSTAETLWLGTFHGVKKEPYISPNVLQGLCNLSVKDLYLQLRHFRNLNAVTFQCLTRLRKLDLTHTHISALPPGISGMNSLAELVLNANSFEHLCNISSAAFPSLTHLHIKGNMQLLQLGSGCLEKLAKLQHLDLSKSLIESFGCCNEALSGLSSLRYLNLSHNIRLHLQDMLIKDSANLELLDLAFTPLHIDTSQGPFRNLHLLQVLNLSSSHVNTSIQHLFQGLENLMLLDLSQNNFESGIVPKDKLFQQLSNLQVLILSSCELTAIGGQAFHNLKKLRHVDLSHNKLTAFSTDAFSNLKSIYLNFAHNRIRIVPGDTLVSLAGHCVINLSYNPLDCTCSNIGLITWYKQNLDKIEDPEGTRCSEPKWLSGSQLATVSLSCGISTAGSMAIVLAILSCGAIFIWGACYFKRNYQQI